The Mastomys coucha isolate ucsf_1 unplaced genomic scaffold, UCSF_Mcou_1 pScaffold11, whole genome shotgun sequence genome includes a window with the following:
- the Recql4 gene encoding ATP-dependent DNA helicase Q4 isoform X1, producing the protein MERLTTVRAQLQEWERAFVRLHGRRPAKEDVETAPEETRALYREYRNLKQAVRQADDGHRVQEQSLAEAAEEAPKPSCWGPHLNRAATQNTQSMPKQRPLSSVQDYGKRLKANLKNTLQAGLTLSRKLQPQKRSLSTVPTPRLPGSRTESPCPDEANDALPLVPEPQPRLGQLQQLRSSLSLRLSSLDPGWLERCHNRVSDLLEVPGAGLGLSVKESQPHLSGKVNDVDPDVHSEVSSQSPEALAQQPAHVLSWSPESSHSKDRKRKRNEKGEDFAQAQHSSQAGLLAEGVGATAHGQDPPGELTRANAPQPRKSSDQARTEKAKGTAHLHVSPRPASLDRGNYIRLNMKNKCFVRVGANRGRLLRKQLWKQKWKKKQARFGEGGPRATVKDTCFRCGQFGHWASQCSQPGSTLTIQEEGDRDDKKPTSTLEEGAQRTGTTSCHHSGEEAESAGPELRVLRCHTPVSPLYPPGPLGQVAETPAEVFQALEQLGHQAFRPGQEHAIMRILSGISTLLVLPTGAGKSLCYQLPALLYAQRSPCLTLVVSPLLSLMDDQVSGLPLCLKAACLHSGMTKKQRESVLKKVQAAQVHVLIVSPETLVGCGTKGPASLPQAAQLPPIAFACIDEVHCLSQWSHNFRPCYLRVCKVLREHMGVRCFLGLTATATRSTACDVAQHLGIAGKLELSGLASIPANLYLSVSMDRDLDQALVTLLQGDRFRTLDSIIIYCTRRKDTERVAALLRTCLSMVRDSRPRGCGPEALAEAYHAGMCSQERRRVQQAFMRGHLRIVVATVAFGMGLDRPDVRAVVHLGLPPSFESYVQAIGRAGRDGKPAHCHLFMHPQSEDLWELRRHAHADSTDFLAVKKLVHRVFPPCTCSQRPMPRSPLQEVEEHSGQQTYPILGQACPGHKRALPVQSTVQALDMTEEAIETLLCYLELHPRHWLELLPCTYAHCHLHCPGGHAQLQALAHRCPPLAVCWAKRPPKDTSQGKSSFEFDVVELADSMGWELASVRQALHQLKWDPEPKKGAAQGTGVLVEFSELAFHLHSRGDLTDEEKDQICDFLYNRVQAREHKALAHLHQMSKAFRSVAFPSCGPCLEQSDEEHSNQVKTLVSYYFEEEEEEIVKDTQGLEPGQIQLQDWEDQIRRDIRQLLSLRPEERFSGRAVARIFHGIASPCYPAQVYGLDRRFWRKYLHLDFRALMHLATEELLLRGR; encoded by the exons ATGGAGCGGCTTACGACCGTTCGCGCGCAGCTGCAGGAATGGGAGCGCGCTTTTGTACGGCTGCACGGGCGACGGCCAGCGAAG GAGGATGTGGAGACTGCACCAGAGGAGACCCGCG CGCTCTACCGTGAGTACCGTAACCTAAAGCAGGCAGTGCGTCAGGCTGACGATGGACATCGCGTCCAAGAGCAATCGCTTGCCGAGGCAGCTGAGGAG GCACCGAAGCCAAGCTGCTGGGGTCCCCACCTGAATCGAGCTGCAACGCAGAATACACAGTCTATGCCAAAGCAGAGACCACTGAGTTCTGTACAAGACTATGGGAAGAGGCTCAAAGCCAATCTGAAAAACACACTACAG GCTGGACTAACCCTGAGCAGAAAACTCCAGCCTCAGAAGAGATCCTTGTCCACAGTTCCCACCCCAAGGCTGCCGGGCTCAAGGACTGAATCTCCCTGTCCAGATGAAGCTAATGATGCACTTCCTCTGGTTCCTGAGCCCCAGCCAAGGCTAGGCCAACTCCAGCAGCTTCGGTCATCCCTGAGCCTGAGGTTGAGTTCCCTAGACCCTGGTTGGTTAGAGAGGTGTCACAACAGAGTTTCAGATCTTCTAGAGGTTCCAGGTGCTGGGCTTGGCCTGAGTGTGAAGGAGTCACAACCCCATCTGTCAGGCAAGGTGAATGACGTTGATCCTGACGTCCATTCAGAAGTATCGTCACAGAGCCCAGAGGCCCTAGCCCAACAGCCAGCCCACGTTTTGTCATGGAGCCCTGAATCCAGCCACAGTAAAGACAGGAAGCGGAAACGGAATGAGAAGGGGGAGGACTTTGCACAAGCCCAGCACAGCAGCCAAGCAGGACTCCTGGCTGAGGGAGTTGGGGCTACAGCACATGGGCAAGACCCTCCAGGAGAACTCACACGAGCGAATGCACCTCAGCCCCGCAAGTCCTCAGATCAGGCCAGGACAGAGAAGGCTAAGGGCACAGCTCACCTCCATGTCTCTCCTCGACCAGCTTCCCTAGACAGAGGGAACTATATTCGACTCAACATGAAAAACAAATGCTTTGTACGAGTTGGGGCCAATCGGGGCAGGCTTCTCCGTAAGCAG CTATGGAAGCAAAAGTGGAAGAAGAAACAAGCTCGGTTTGGGGAAGGTGGACCCAGGGCCACAGTGAAGGATACTTGTTTCCGGTGTGGGCAGTTTGGTCACTGGGCATCCCAGTGTTCCCAGCCAG GCTCCACCCTGACCATCCAAGAGGAAGGTGACAGGGATGACAAAAAGCCCACTTCCACCTTGGAGGAAGGAGCACAGAGGACAGGCACCACTTCCTGTCACCACTCTG GTGAGGAAGCAGAATCTGCTGGGCCAGAGCTACGGGTGCTTCGCTGCCATACCCCAGTGTCACCCCTCTACCCACCAGGGCCCTTGGGACAGGTAGCAG AAACCCCTGCTGAGGTATTCCAGGCCCTAGAGCAGCTCGGCCACCAAGCCTTCCGCCCTGGGCAGGAGCATGCAATCATGCGGATTCTTTCTG GCATCTCCACTCTGTTAGTGTTGCCCACGGGTGCTGGAAAGTCTCTGTGCTACCAGCTTCCTGCACTGCTCTATGCCCAGCGAAGCCCCTGCCTCACATTGGtggtctctcctctcctgtcactCATGGATGACCAG GTGTCCGGTCTGCCTTTATGTCTGAAGGCAGCCTGCCTCCACTCAGGTATGACCAAGAAACAACGAGAATCTGTCTTGAAGAAG GTACAGGCAGCTCAGGTGCATGTGCTGATTGTGTCCCCAGAGACCTTGGTGGGGTGCGGGACTAAGGGTCCTGCCAGCCTCCCCCAGGCCGCGCAGCTACCTCCAATTGCCTTCGCCTGCATTGATGAGGTCCACTGTCTCTCTCAGTGGTCACATAATTTCCGGCCCTGTTACCTCCGTGTTTGCAAA GTACTTCGGGAGCATATGGGTGTGCGCTGCTTCTTGGGTCTCACAGCCACAGCTACGCGAAGCACTGCTTGTGATGTGGCCCAGCACCTTGGCATAGCTGGAAAGCTTGAGCTCAGTGGGTTAGCCAGCATCCCTGCCAATCTGTACCTCTCCGTGTCCATGGATAGAGACTTAGACCAG GCTCTGGTGACATTGCTGCAAGGTGACCGTTTTCGTACCCTGGATTCAATTATCATTTACTGCACTCGACGAAAGGATACAGAACGGGTGGCTGCACTCCTCCGCACCTGCCTATCCATGGTGAGAGATTCAAGGCCGAGAG GTTGTGGCCCCGAGGCTCTAGCTGAAGCATACCATGCAGGCATGTGCAGCCAGGAACGGAGACGAGTACAACAGGCCTTCATGCGGGGCCACCTGCGGATTGTAGTGGCCACAGTGGCATTTGGGATGGGACTGGACCGTCCAGATGTGCGGGCTGTGGTGCACCTGGGACTGCCTCCAAGCTTTGAGAGCTACGTGCAAGCTATCGGCCGTGCAGGACGTGACGGGAAGCCTGCCCATTGCCACCTGTTCATGCACCCCCAG AGTGAAGACCTCTGGGAACTGCGCAGACATGCCCACGCTGACAGCACTGACTTCCTGGCCGTGAAGAAGCTGGTGCATCGCGTGTTCCCACCCTGCACGTGCAGCCAGAGGCCTATGCCCAGATCCCCACTTCAGGAAGTCGAAGAGCACAGTGGCCAGCAAACATACCCTATACTGGGACAGGCCTGCCCGGGCCATAAGCGGGCACTCCCAGTGCAGTCTACAGTACAGGCTCTGGACATGACAGAGGAGG ccATTGAGACTCTGCTGTGCTATTTGGAACTACACCCTCGGCACTGGTTGGAGCTGCTGCCGTGTACCTATGCCCACTGCCATCTGCACTGCCCTGGGGGCCATGCCCAGCTACAAGCTCTGGCCCACAG GTGTCCCCCTCTGGCTGTGTGCTGGGCCAAGCGGCCACCTAAAGACACAAGTCAGGGCAAGAGCTCCTTCGAGTTTGACGTGGTGGAACTGGCAGACTCAATGGGCTGGGAGTTGGCCTCTGTACGGCAGGCTCTCCACCAGCTGAAGTGGGACCCAGAGCCAAAGAAAG GCGCAGCGCAGGGCACTGGAGTGCTTGTGGAGTTCAGTGAGTTGGCCTTTCACCTGCACAGTCGCGGGGACCTGACAGATGAAGAAAAGGACCAGATCTGTGACTTCCTCTACAACCGTGTGCAGGCTCGTGAACACAAGGCCCTGGCCCACCTACACCAAATGTCCAAGGCCTTTCGAAG TGTGGCCTTTCCCAGTTGTGGACCCTGTTTAGAGCAGTCAGATGAGGAGCACAGCAATCAGGTGAAAACCCTGGTCAGCTACTActttgaggaagaggaggaggagattgtGAAGGATACTCAGGGTCTAGAACCTGGGCAGATCCAG CTTCAGGATTGGGAGGACCAAATTCGCCGTGATATCCGCCAGCTCCTGTccctgaggccagaagaaaggTTTTCAGGAAGGGCTGTGGCCCGCATCTTCCATGGCATTG CAAGCCCATGCTACCCAGCCCAGGTGTATGGGCTAGACCGGCGCTTCTGGAGAAAGTATCTACACCTGGACTTCCGTGCCCTGATGCACCTGGCTACAGAAGAGCTCCTGCTCAGAGGCCGATGA
- the Recql4 gene encoding ATP-dependent DNA helicase Q4 isoform X2, with product MERLTTVRAQLQEWERAFVRLHGRRPAKEDVETAPEETRGERRAGGPGMARMLVGVLFDHRLVPSQRSTAPKPSCWGPHLNRAATQNTQSMPKQRPLSSVQDYGKRLKANLKNTLQAGLTLSRKLQPQKRSLSTVPTPRLPGSRTESPCPDEANDALPLVPEPQPRLGQLQQLRSSLSLRLSSLDPGWLERCHNRVSDLLEVPGAGLGLSVKESQPHLSGKVNDVDPDVHSEVSSQSPEALAQQPAHVLSWSPESSHSKDRKRKRNEKGEDFAQAQHSSQAGLLAEGVGATAHGQDPPGELTRANAPQPRKSSDQARTEKAKGTAHLHVSPRPASLDRGNYIRLNMKNKCFVRVGANRGRLLRKQLWKQKWKKKQARFGEGGPRATVKDTCFRCGQFGHWASQCSQPGSTLTIQEEGDRDDKKPTSTLEEGAQRTGTTSCHHSGEEAESAGPELRVLRCHTPVSPLYPPGPLGQVAETPAEVFQALEQLGHQAFRPGQEHAIMRILSGISTLLVLPTGAGKSLCYQLPALLYAQRSPCLTLVVSPLLSLMDDQVSGLPLCLKAACLHSGMTKKQRESVLKKVQAAQVHVLIVSPETLVGCGTKGPASLPQAAQLPPIAFACIDEVHCLSQWSHNFRPCYLRVCKVLREHMGVRCFLGLTATATRSTACDVAQHLGIAGKLELSGLASIPANLYLSVSMDRDLDQALVTLLQGDRFRTLDSIIIYCTRRKDTERVAALLRTCLSMVRDSRPRGCGPEALAEAYHAGMCSQERRRVQQAFMRGHLRIVVATVAFGMGLDRPDVRAVVHLGLPPSFESYVQAIGRAGRDGKPAHCHLFMHPQSEDLWELRRHAHADSTDFLAVKKLVHRVFPPCTCSQRPMPRSPLQEVEEHSGQQTYPILGQACPGHKRALPVQSTVQALDMTEEAIETLLCYLELHPRHWLELLPCTYAHCHLHCPGGHAQLQALAHRCPPLAVCWAKRPPKDTSQGKSSFEFDVVELADSMGWELASVRQALHQLKWDPEPKKGAAQGTGVLVEFSELAFHLHSRGDLTDEEKDQICDFLYNRVQAREHKALAHLHQMSKAFRSVAFPSCGPCLEQSDEEHSNQVKTLVSYYFEEEEEEIVKDTQGLEPGQIQLQDWEDQIRRDIRQLLSLRPEERFSGRAVARIFHGIASPCYPAQVYGLDRRFWRKYLHLDFRALMHLATEELLLRGR from the exons ATGGAGCGGCTTACGACCGTTCGCGCGCAGCTGCAGGAATGGGAGCGCGCTTTTGTACGGCTGCACGGGCGACGGCCAGCGAAG GAGGATGTGGAGACTGCACCAGAGGAGACCCGCGGTGAGCGCAGGGCTGGTGGACCAGGGATGGCGCGAATGTTAGTGGGTGTGCTCTTTGACCACCGACTTGTTCCTTCCCAGCGCTCTACC GCACCGAAGCCAAGCTGCTGGGGTCCCCACCTGAATCGAGCTGCAACGCAGAATACACAGTCTATGCCAAAGCAGAGACCACTGAGTTCTGTACAAGACTATGGGAAGAGGCTCAAAGCCAATCTGAAAAACACACTACAG GCTGGACTAACCCTGAGCAGAAAACTCCAGCCTCAGAAGAGATCCTTGTCCACAGTTCCCACCCCAAGGCTGCCGGGCTCAAGGACTGAATCTCCCTGTCCAGATGAAGCTAATGATGCACTTCCTCTGGTTCCTGAGCCCCAGCCAAGGCTAGGCCAACTCCAGCAGCTTCGGTCATCCCTGAGCCTGAGGTTGAGTTCCCTAGACCCTGGTTGGTTAGAGAGGTGTCACAACAGAGTTTCAGATCTTCTAGAGGTTCCAGGTGCTGGGCTTGGCCTGAGTGTGAAGGAGTCACAACCCCATCTGTCAGGCAAGGTGAATGACGTTGATCCTGACGTCCATTCAGAAGTATCGTCACAGAGCCCAGAGGCCCTAGCCCAACAGCCAGCCCACGTTTTGTCATGGAGCCCTGAATCCAGCCACAGTAAAGACAGGAAGCGGAAACGGAATGAGAAGGGGGAGGACTTTGCACAAGCCCAGCACAGCAGCCAAGCAGGACTCCTGGCTGAGGGAGTTGGGGCTACAGCACATGGGCAAGACCCTCCAGGAGAACTCACACGAGCGAATGCACCTCAGCCCCGCAAGTCCTCAGATCAGGCCAGGACAGAGAAGGCTAAGGGCACAGCTCACCTCCATGTCTCTCCTCGACCAGCTTCCCTAGACAGAGGGAACTATATTCGACTCAACATGAAAAACAAATGCTTTGTACGAGTTGGGGCCAATCGGGGCAGGCTTCTCCGTAAGCAG CTATGGAAGCAAAAGTGGAAGAAGAAACAAGCTCGGTTTGGGGAAGGTGGACCCAGGGCCACAGTGAAGGATACTTGTTTCCGGTGTGGGCAGTTTGGTCACTGGGCATCCCAGTGTTCCCAGCCAG GCTCCACCCTGACCATCCAAGAGGAAGGTGACAGGGATGACAAAAAGCCCACTTCCACCTTGGAGGAAGGAGCACAGAGGACAGGCACCACTTCCTGTCACCACTCTG GTGAGGAAGCAGAATCTGCTGGGCCAGAGCTACGGGTGCTTCGCTGCCATACCCCAGTGTCACCCCTCTACCCACCAGGGCCCTTGGGACAGGTAGCAG AAACCCCTGCTGAGGTATTCCAGGCCCTAGAGCAGCTCGGCCACCAAGCCTTCCGCCCTGGGCAGGAGCATGCAATCATGCGGATTCTTTCTG GCATCTCCACTCTGTTAGTGTTGCCCACGGGTGCTGGAAAGTCTCTGTGCTACCAGCTTCCTGCACTGCTCTATGCCCAGCGAAGCCCCTGCCTCACATTGGtggtctctcctctcctgtcactCATGGATGACCAG GTGTCCGGTCTGCCTTTATGTCTGAAGGCAGCCTGCCTCCACTCAGGTATGACCAAGAAACAACGAGAATCTGTCTTGAAGAAG GTACAGGCAGCTCAGGTGCATGTGCTGATTGTGTCCCCAGAGACCTTGGTGGGGTGCGGGACTAAGGGTCCTGCCAGCCTCCCCCAGGCCGCGCAGCTACCTCCAATTGCCTTCGCCTGCATTGATGAGGTCCACTGTCTCTCTCAGTGGTCACATAATTTCCGGCCCTGTTACCTCCGTGTTTGCAAA GTACTTCGGGAGCATATGGGTGTGCGCTGCTTCTTGGGTCTCACAGCCACAGCTACGCGAAGCACTGCTTGTGATGTGGCCCAGCACCTTGGCATAGCTGGAAAGCTTGAGCTCAGTGGGTTAGCCAGCATCCCTGCCAATCTGTACCTCTCCGTGTCCATGGATAGAGACTTAGACCAG GCTCTGGTGACATTGCTGCAAGGTGACCGTTTTCGTACCCTGGATTCAATTATCATTTACTGCACTCGACGAAAGGATACAGAACGGGTGGCTGCACTCCTCCGCACCTGCCTATCCATGGTGAGAGATTCAAGGCCGAGAG GTTGTGGCCCCGAGGCTCTAGCTGAAGCATACCATGCAGGCATGTGCAGCCAGGAACGGAGACGAGTACAACAGGCCTTCATGCGGGGCCACCTGCGGATTGTAGTGGCCACAGTGGCATTTGGGATGGGACTGGACCGTCCAGATGTGCGGGCTGTGGTGCACCTGGGACTGCCTCCAAGCTTTGAGAGCTACGTGCAAGCTATCGGCCGTGCAGGACGTGACGGGAAGCCTGCCCATTGCCACCTGTTCATGCACCCCCAG AGTGAAGACCTCTGGGAACTGCGCAGACATGCCCACGCTGACAGCACTGACTTCCTGGCCGTGAAGAAGCTGGTGCATCGCGTGTTCCCACCCTGCACGTGCAGCCAGAGGCCTATGCCCAGATCCCCACTTCAGGAAGTCGAAGAGCACAGTGGCCAGCAAACATACCCTATACTGGGACAGGCCTGCCCGGGCCATAAGCGGGCACTCCCAGTGCAGTCTACAGTACAGGCTCTGGACATGACAGAGGAGG ccATTGAGACTCTGCTGTGCTATTTGGAACTACACCCTCGGCACTGGTTGGAGCTGCTGCCGTGTACCTATGCCCACTGCCATCTGCACTGCCCTGGGGGCCATGCCCAGCTACAAGCTCTGGCCCACAG GTGTCCCCCTCTGGCTGTGTGCTGGGCCAAGCGGCCACCTAAAGACACAAGTCAGGGCAAGAGCTCCTTCGAGTTTGACGTGGTGGAACTGGCAGACTCAATGGGCTGGGAGTTGGCCTCTGTACGGCAGGCTCTCCACCAGCTGAAGTGGGACCCAGAGCCAAAGAAAG GCGCAGCGCAGGGCACTGGAGTGCTTGTGGAGTTCAGTGAGTTGGCCTTTCACCTGCACAGTCGCGGGGACCTGACAGATGAAGAAAAGGACCAGATCTGTGACTTCCTCTACAACCGTGTGCAGGCTCGTGAACACAAGGCCCTGGCCCACCTACACCAAATGTCCAAGGCCTTTCGAAG TGTGGCCTTTCCCAGTTGTGGACCCTGTTTAGAGCAGTCAGATGAGGAGCACAGCAATCAGGTGAAAACCCTGGTCAGCTACTActttgaggaagaggaggaggagattgtGAAGGATACTCAGGGTCTAGAACCTGGGCAGATCCAG CTTCAGGATTGGGAGGACCAAATTCGCCGTGATATCCGCCAGCTCCTGTccctgaggccagaagaaaggTTTTCAGGAAGGGCTGTGGCCCGCATCTTCCATGGCATTG CAAGCCCATGCTACCCAGCCCAGGTGTATGGGCTAGACCGGCGCTTCTGGAGAAAGTATCTACACCTGGACTTCCGTGCCCTGATGCACCTGGCTACAGAAGAGCTCCTGCTCAGAGGCCGATGA
- the Mfsd3 gene encoding major facilitator superfamily domain-containing protein 3: MHGKLLPLAGLYLVQGLPYGLQSSLLPILLRARGLSLTRVGLTKGLYAPWLLKLAWAPLVDRRGTPRVWLTLSTVSLGLVCGLLAVLPPPQDGQTGLPNIVMGLLLLLNLGAAVQDVALDTLAVQLLEPKELGPGNTVQVVAYKLGSALAGGGLLVLFPTLSWPLLFLLLATTYWLAAALAWAAPALGRLPWPQASEHTPHTSYLLQDLLAVPGTLWTAGFVLTYKLGEQGAGSLFPLLLLDHGASASDLGLWSGLGAVTCSIVGSSLGGALLARHWQPLTLLRSVLQLRLGGLACQTVLLFHLNSPGASLDAGTVTRGAALLSLCLQQFLGGVVTTATFTVMMHCSQLAPRALQATHYSFLATLELLGKLLPGTLAGVLADGLGPHLCFAAFLVLSALPVLDLRLAPSNLT; the protein is encoded by the exons ATGCATGGGAAGTTGCTGCCGCTGGCCGGCCTCTACCTTGTGCAGGGTCTGCCGTATGGACTACAGTCCAGCTTGCTTCCCATTTTACTGCGGGCCCGTGGCCTCTCCCTAACGCGCGTGGGTCTGACCAAGGGATTGTATGCTCCCTGGCTGTTAAAGCTGGCGTGGGCACCGCTGGTGGACAGGCGGGGCACCCCGCGGGTCTGGTTAACACTCAGCACAGTGTCCCTGGGCCTGGTGTGTGGACTGCTGGCTGTGTTGCCTCCTCCGCAAGATGGCCAGACAGGGCTACCCAACATCGTGATGGggctgctactgctgctgaaTCTGGGTGCAGCAGTGCAGGATGTGGCTCTGGACACACTCGCTGTGCAACTCCTAGAGCCAAAGGAGTTGGGACCTGGGAACACTGTCCAGGTGGTCGCTTACAAGCTGGGGTCAGCACTGGCGGGGGGTGGACTGTTGGTCCTGTTCCCCACCCTCTCTTGGCCACTGCTCTTTTTGCTCCTAGCTACCACCTACTGGCTGGCTGCTGCCTTAGCCTGGGCTGCACCAGCCTTGGGAAGGCTGCCTTGGCCTCAGGCCTCTGAGCATACACCTCACACCTCCTATCTTCTACAAGATTTGCTGGCTGTGCCTGGGACCCTCTGGACAGCAGGCTTTGTGCTCACCTACAAGCTGG GTGAGCAGGGTGCTGGCAGCCTGTTTCCACTTCTCCTGCTGGACCATGGTGCTTCTGCCTCAGACTTGGGGCTATGGAGTGGCTTGGGTGCTGTGACCTGCTCCATTGTTGGCTCCTCCTTGGGCGGGGCTCTACTGGCCAGGCACTG GCAGCCACTAACCCTGTTGAGGTCAGTGCTGCAGCTTCGCCTTGGGGGTCTGGCCTGCCAGACTGTTCTGCTCTTCCACCTCAACAGCCCAGGGGCCAGTCTAGATGCTGGCACAGTCACGAGAG GGGCAGCTTTGCTGAGCCTATGTCTACAGCAATTTCTGGGGGGTGTGGTCACCACTGCCACATTCACTGTGATGATGCACTGTAGCCAGTTGGCACCCAGAGCCCTGCAG GCCACACATTACAGCTTCCTGGCCACCCTGGAACTGTTGGGCAAGCTGCTACCGGGTACCCTGGCTGGAGTGCTGGCTGACGGCCTGGGCCCACATCTCTGCTTCGCTGCCTTCCTTGTACTCTCAGCCCTGCCTGTTCTGGATCTCCGCTTGGCACCCAGTAACCTGACCTGA
- the Gpt gene encoding alanine aminotransferase 1, which translates to MASPVNGQSQASQNGLKRKVLTLDTMNPCVRRVEYAVRGPIVQRALELEQELRQGVKKPFTEVIRANIGDAQAMGQRPITFFRQVLALCVYPNLLSSPDFPEDAKRRAERILQACGGHSLGAYSISSGIQPIREDVAQYIERRDGGIPADPNNIFLSTGASDAIVTVLKLLVAGEGRARTGVLIPIPQYPLYSAALAELDAVQVDYYLDEERAWALDIAELRRALCQARDRCCPRVLCVINPGNPTGQVQTRECIEAVIRFAFKEGLFLMADEVYQDNVYAEGSQFHSFKKVLMEMGPPYATQQELASFHSVSKGYMGECGFRGGYVEVVNMDSEVQKQMGKLMSVRLCPPVPGQALMDMVVSPPTPSDPSFKQFQAERQEVLAELAAKAKLTEQVFNEAPGIRCNPVQGAMYSFPRVQLPLKAVQRAQELGLAPDMFFCLCLLEETGICVVPGSGFGQQEGTYHFRMTILPPMEKLRLLLEKLRHFHAKFTHEYS; encoded by the exons ATGGCCTCACCAGTGAATGGTCAAAGCCAGGCTTCACAGAATGGGCTGAAGCGGAAGGTGCTAACTCTGGATACTATGAACCCATGTGTAAGGAGGGTGGAGTATGCAGTTCGAGGACCCATAGTGCAGCGTGCCTTggagctggagcaggagctgcGTCAG GGTGTGAAGAAGCCTTTTACTGAAGTCATCCGTGCCAATATTGGGGATGCACAAGCCATGGGGCAGAGACCCATCACCTTCTTCCGCCAG GTCCTGGCCCTCTGTGTCTACCCCAATCTTCTGAGCAGTCCCGACTTCCCAGAGGATGCCAAGAGAAGGGCAGAACGCATCTTGCAGGCATGTGGGGGCCACAGCCTGG GTGCCTATAGCATTAGCTCTGGAATCCAGCCGATCCGGGAGGATGTGGCGCAATACATTGAGAGGAGAGACGGAGGCATCCCTGCAGACCCGAACAACATATTTCTGTCCACGGGGGCCAGCGATGCCATCGTG ACAGTGCTCAAGCTGCTGGTAGCTGGCGAGGGCCGTGCACGAACGGGTGTACTCATTCCCATTCCTCAGTACCCACTGTACTCAGCTGCGCTGGCTGAGCTAGACGCTGTGCAAGTAGACTACTACCTGGACGAAGAGCGCGCCTGGGCTCTGGACATCGCAGAGCTGCGGCGCGCTCTGTGCCAGGCACGTGACCGGTGCTGCCCTCGCGTATTGTGCGTCATCAACCCCGGCAACCCCACTG ggcaggtgCAGACCCGTGAGTGCATCGAGGCCGTAATCCGCTTTGCTTTCAAAGAGGGACTCTTCCTGATGGCTGATGAG GTATACCAGGACAATGTATATGCTGAGGGCTCTCAGTTCCATTCATTCAAGAAGGTGCTCATGGAGATGGGGCCACCATATGCCACGCAGCAGGAGCTTGCTTCTTTCCACTCAGTCTCTAAGGGCTACATGGGCGA GTGCGGGTTTCGTGGTGGCTATGTGGAAGTGGTGAACATGGATTCCGAGGTGCAGAAACAAATGGGGAAACTGATGAGCGTGCGGCTGTGTCCACCAGTGCCGGGCCAGGCCTTGATGGACATGGTGGTCAGTCCACCAACACCCTCCGATCCGTCCTTCAAGCAGTTTCAAGCA gagaggcaggaggtgCTGGCTGAATTGGCAGCCAAGGCTAAACTCACAGAGCAGGTCTTCAACGAGGCTCCCGGGATCCGCTGCAACCCAGTGCAAGGCGCCATGTATTCCTTCCCTCGAGTGCAGCTGCCCTTGAAAGCTGTGCAGCGCGCTCAG GAACTGGGCCTGGCCCCTGACATGTtcttctgcctgtgcctcctggaagAGACTGGCATCTGTGTGGTACCTGGGAGTGGCTTTGGACAGCAGGAGGGCACCTATCATTTCCG GATGACCATTCTGCCCCCCATGGAGAAACTGCGGCTGCtgctggagaaactgaggcacttcCATGCAAAATTCACTCATGAGTACTCTTGA